DNA from Thermodesulfovibrionales bacterium:
ATAGATGGAAGGGCCTCGCCCCTGAAGCCCATCGTTGTGATGTGAAACAAGTCTTCCTCGTTGCGAAGCTTGGATGTCGCATGGGGATGCAGGCAGAAGAGGGCGTCTTCCCTGTCCATGCCGGTGCCGTTATCGGTCACCCTTACGAGTCCCTTGCCCCCGCGGAGCACCTCCACCCTGATATCCGTGCTCCCCGCATCGATCGAATTCTCGATTAGTTCCTTAACTACTGAAGCCGGTCTCTCGATCACCTCACCGGCAGCAATTTTGTTGCGCAATTCGACAGGCAGGACCTTAATCTCAGGCATGTGACATTGTAAGATTAGTGAGACGGTCAGGTCAAGGATGCGAAACGGGTCACGAAAGAGAGCGAGGGGAAGGCCGTCGCTTGGGATTCATGAATTATCCGGGCCGTAAGGAAGGCGAGATATTGATTATTTACAAATCAATTGGTTATTGTAATTTTGCTGTCACCTCTTTTTCTCCGGAGGCTTTATGGATATAAAGAAGTACGTGTATGATCTGGCTGCCGATGCGAGGGCCGGTGCCAGGTCTCTCGCAAAGGCGTCCTCAGCCCAAAAGAATCTTGCGCTCGGGAAGATGGCCGAGGAACTCAAGAAGAAATCGTCCGAGCTTATCACCGAAAATAAGAAGGATATTGATTACGCCGGGAAGAAAGGGCTTTCGAAGGCTCTTATCGATAGGCTTACCCTGAACGAGAAGCGGATCGGCGAGATGGGACAAGGACTCGCTGAGGTTGTGCAGCTGCCTGATCCGGCAGGCGAGATAATGAGGATGTGGAAGAGGCCGAATGGCATGACTGTCGGCAGGATGCGTGTTCCCATAGGCGTAATAGGCATAATCTATGAGTCGAGACCGAACGTCACCGTTGACGCGACGAGTCTCTGCCTCAAGGCCGGTAATGCCGTCATCTTGCGCGGCGGCTCCGAGGCGATCCATTCGAACAGGGCGATCGTCAAGGTATTGAGGGGCGTGGCAAAAGAGTGCGGGCTTCACGAAGGAGCGATAACCTTCATGGATATCACTGAACGGGACGCCGTCACGGAGATGCTGAAACTCGAAGGCATGATCGACCTCATCATTCCGAGAGGCGGTGAGGGTCTTATCCGGACCGTGACGGAGAATTCGCGCATTCCGGTTCTCAAGCACTACAAAGGGGTCTGCCATGTCTTCGTCGACAGGGACGCGGATTTAAGCATGGCGGAAGAGATATGCTTTAATGCGAAGGTCCAGAGACCGGGCACGTGCAATGCGATGGAGACGATGCTCGTCGATGAGGCGATTGCGGGTGAATTCTTGCCGAAGATGCTCAAGAGGTTTGAGGATGCAGGGGTGGCGCTGAAGGGTTGTCCCAGGACGCGCTCTCTCTTTCCGCATTTAATGGAAATTAAAGACGAGGATTATTATCGGGAATACCTCGATCTGGTCTTGAACGTGAAGATTGTCCGGGACATGGATGATGCCATGGATCACATAGCCCGATACGGTTCGTCACATTCCGATTCTGTCGTCACCATGAACTATGAGAGGGCGATGCGGTTTTTGGCCGAAGTCGATTCATCGGCGGTCCTTGTGAACGCATCGACAAGGCTCAATGACGGTTACCAGTTCGGTCTCGGAGCGGAGATAGGCATTTCGACCGACAAGATACATGCGAGGGGCCCTATGGGTCTGGAGGAGCTCACCTGCAGCAAGTTTATCGTTTTCGGAAGCGGTCAGCTGAGGGAATAGGGCCGGAGAAAATGCATGAAGACAGCGGAACGCGAGTCTCAAAATTTTTCGGCCTGCCTGTCCGCTCTCCAAGATACCCCCGTTACAACGGTGTTATTCTTGTAGGCAAGGTTAGGCAGGAGTGATCGCACTCATATCCTCTATCCCCGAAGAAGGAAAGCATCTCATCACGCAACTCAGAAAGAATTCCGCCATCGGCGGAAAAGCACTCTTCCGGGGTCAGTTATGGGGCAGAGAGATTGCTTATATCACTTCCGGCATCGGCAAAACGAATGCAGCACATGCGACAACCCTCCTTCTCGAAAGGCTTTCGCCTGATCTCGTTATCCTCTTCGGGATTGGCGGTGCTTATCCTGCCGGGGGGCTTTCGATTGGGGACATGGCGGTGGCGGAGAAAGAGATCTATGGCGACGAAGGTGTTCTCGTCAGGGAAGGTTTTCGAGGGGCAGAGGATATCGGTATCCCCCTTTTGAGAAAAGGCAGGAAGAAATTCTTCAACGAATTCCCCTTAGACAGGAGATTTCTTAAGAAGGCGGTCAAGTGTTCCGCTCGGGTCGCTCACGTACGGTCAGGTCCGTTTGTCACCGTCTCGACGTGCACCGGCACCCGCGAAAGGGCACTCGAGCTCAAGGAGAGATTCGGTGCCGTCTGTGAGAACATGGAAGGCGCTTCGGTAGCGCAGATTTGCATGCTCTACGGGATATCGATGGTCGAAATGCGGGGCATAAGCAATATTGTGGAGGACCGAGACAAAAGCAAATGGAATATAAGGCTCGCAGCCGAAAACTGCCAGGGGGCGGTTCAGGAGTTATTGAAAGGGCTCTAGTGCCTGTCCTAAATCTCTATCGCCTGAATTATTTTTCCCACCTCTCGTAAAAGACAATCTCGCTCAGCGGTTTCCTCGGAGGACCAGCGGTCTTTTCTTCCAATGGATACCCCATCGGGAAGAGACCTACCACCCGAATGTGTGAAGGGATATCGAGGAGGTTGCGGACTCCCTCCTCATTGAAGACCCCTACAAAAACGGTCCCGAGTCCGACATCCCGCGCGGCGAGCATGAGGTTCTGGGCCGCTATCCCTATGTCCGTCATGTAATAAGACTGTTCCCAGAGAACTCCCGATTGAGAAGGATCAGCAGAGGCAACGATCACAGCTGGTGCTTCGGCGATCCCCTTTCTTGCAGGGTTCGCCTTATACCCGAGCGGTCCGAAAAAAGACTCGACGTACGAGAGCTCACTGAGTTTCATCCGTGCCGAGGCATCCCTGACGACGATGAACCTCCAACATTGGCGGTTTGCCCACGATGGGGCCTGGCGAACGGCTTCGAGTACGGCTGTGAGTTTTTCTTCTTCGATCGGCCTGTCAGTGAACCTGCGAACGCTCCTCCGCGTTCTTATCGCCTCAAAAGTTTCCATGGTCGCCTCCCTTGTCGTGTTCGTGATGGCTATGTCAAGATGATTATAATATGGAAGGGGACAAAAGACCATCATGAAAAGCAGGCGCATCCTGTTCATAGGAGATTCACTCATCGCATTCTTCGACTGGCAGTCGAGGTTCCCCGACCATGAGATTCTGAACCTCGGGATCGGAGGAGAAACCGTTGAGGGCCTTCTTTCAAGGGTTGAACGAATTATCCGGGGACTGAAATCCCCGGACCTTATCTTTGTGATGATAGGCATCAACAATATCGCAATGGAAGAATTCGATTTTTCTGATTCTTACCGGAAAATCATCAAGAAGCTCTCGGCCGCGTATCCCCGCGCACGTATATACATCCAGAGTATATTGCCGACACTGCTGGAGTGGATATCGAATGATTCTATCAGGCGTGTTAATGATTTACTTCAGGAAGTCGCACGTGAGACAAGAGCCGCATATATCGATATTTCAGGCCGGTTTGTCGGTTTGGAGGGCAACCCGGTGGAAGGTTTTTTCCTTTCCGACGGGACACACCTTAGCCCTGAGGGGTATGCTGTCTGGGCTGAAAAGCTCGAGGAGATAATCGGTGGGTGAGCCCTTACAAAACGTTGACCATAGATGGGTTCCCTTGAGGTATTTGTGAATTTGCGGCAAGCAATTTTTCGCGTTATATTATAGATAAGTGGCGTGTCCTTTGCCTAATCGGGAGGCACGCAAAAAAGGGAGGACGTGAATGGTCACTTGAATGTAGGAGGAGGTGCACCATGAAAATCTCGAGTCTTTTATTTCTCGTTCTGCTGTCTGCCCTCTGTGTTTTTGCCGAAGGTTCCTATGCCGCGACTGTCGATGTATCGATAATAAACTTTTCGTTTCAGCCTCAGGCGGTCTCCGTTACTGTCGGCGACACCGTGCGCTGGACAAACAACGATAGCGGATTTTATGGAGGTCCAATATTGCACTCAACCACGAGCGGGACATCCTGTATTTCTAATAGAATCTGGGATTCTGGCCTTCTGACGTCCGGACAGGCATTTTCATTCACCTTTACCCAACCCGGGGTATACCCGTACTTCTGCTCGATCCACTGTTTCGTCGGCACGGTTACGGTGAATGCCGCTGCAGCAGTCCCGTTGCCGGTGGGCCAGCCGATATTCCCCTATCCTCCGGTAGGCACTCCTGTGGTAAGCACGACGCCTTCCGTGGCTAATCCGGTGGGCATCGGCGCTCTCGCTCAGGGGGGACCGGTGCTTACCGTTCAGCTTGACATCGCGCAGTTTGCGGGCCCTGTCGATATCTATGCCGCGGTTATGGTAACCACGAACCCCCAGATCATCAGTAACGTCAAGCCTGACCTTACCTTTCAGGCTTTCACGGTTCAGCAGGTCCTGCAGGCGCTCGCGACGGGTCAACCACCGGCCGGTGCAGTGCCGCTTATGGCAAATGTGACGACGGCGGTAAACACGACGCTCTTTGCCGGAATTCCTGTATCGAGTCTTTCTCCGGGCACATACACGCTCTTTCTCCTCGTAACGCTCCCGGGGAACCTGAGCAACTTTTACCTCTGGGAAACGA
Protein-coding regions in this window:
- a CDS encoding nitroreductase family protein — protein: METFEAIRTRRSVRRFTDRPIEEEKLTAVLEAVRQAPSWANRQCWRFIVVRDASARMKLSELSYVESFFGPLGYKANPARKGIAEAPAVIVASADPSQSGVLWEQSYYMTDIGIAAQNLMLAARDVGLGTVFVGVFNEEGVRNLLDIPSHIRVVGLFPMGYPLEEKTAGPPRKPLSEIVFYERWEK
- a CDS encoding glutamate-5-semialdehyde dehydrogenase — its product is MDIKKYVYDLAADARAGARSLAKASSAQKNLALGKMAEELKKKSSELITENKKDIDYAGKKGLSKALIDRLTLNEKRIGEMGQGLAEVVQLPDPAGEIMRMWKRPNGMTVGRMRVPIGVIGIIYESRPNVTVDATSLCLKAGNAVILRGGSEAIHSNRAIVKVLRGVAKECGLHEGAITFMDITERDAVTEMLKLEGMIDLIIPRGGEGLIRTVTENSRIPVLKHYKGVCHVFVDRDADLSMAEEICFNAKVQRPGTCNAMETMLVDEAIAGEFLPKMLKRFEDAGVALKGCPRTRSLFPHLMEIKDEDYYREYLDLVLNVKIVRDMDDAMDHIARYGSSHSDSVVTMNYERAMRFLAEVDSSAVLVNASTRLNDGYQFGLGAEIGISTDKIHARGPMGLEELTCSKFIVFGSGQLRE
- a CDS encoding GDSL-type esterase/lipase family protein; this encodes MKSRRILFIGDSLIAFFDWQSRFPDHEILNLGIGGETVEGLLSRVERIIRGLKSPDLIFVMIGINNIAMEEFDFSDSYRKIIKKLSAAYPRARIYIQSILPTLLEWISNDSIRRVNDLLQEVARETRAAYIDISGRFVGLEGNPVEGFFLSDGTHLSPEGYAVWAEKLEEIIGG
- a CDS encoding plastocyanin/azurin family copper-binding protein — its product is MKISSLLFLVLLSALCVFAEGSYAATVDVSIINFSFQPQAVSVTVGDTVRWTNNDSGFYGGPILHSTTSGTSCISNRIWDSGLLTSGQAFSFTFTQPGVYPYFCSIHCFVGTVTVNAAAAVPLPVGQPIFPYPPVGTPVVSTTPSVANPVGIGALAQGGPVLTVQLDIAQFAGPVDIYAAVMVTTNPQIISNVKPDLTFQAFTVQQVLQALATGQPPAGAVPLMANVTTAVNTTLFAGIPVSSLSPGTYTLFLLVTLPGNLSNFYLWETTFTI
- the mqnB gene encoding futalosine hydrolase, translating into MIALISSIPEEGKHLITQLRKNSAIGGKALFRGQLWGREIAYITSGIGKTNAAHATTLLLERLSPDLVILFGIGGAYPAGGLSIGDMAVAEKEIYGDEGVLVREGFRGAEDIGIPLLRKGRKKFFNEFPLDRRFLKKAVKCSARVAHVRSGPFVTVSTCTGTRERALELKERFGAVCENMEGASVAQICMLYGISMVEMRGISNIVEDRDKSKWNIRLAAENCQGAVQELLKGL